GCCGAGCACGTCCAGGACGCTGTGAGGCCGCGACTTCGCCAGCAGCTCGGTGCCCCGGCCCCGGACGTCGAACACGACCTCGATGGTCCCCGCCCATCCCGGCCGGCGGTCCACGCGGTGGATCGAGAAGGGCCGGCGCAGGAGAAGCGACCCATCGTCCGGGAGCCTCACCGCTATGAACTGCCCCGGCGTTGCCTGGGCGCAGATGTCGGGGGCCACGATCGTGAGCGAGTGGTACGGGTCGCCCAGCCGCTTGTAGCCGAAGACCTCCGCTTGTCCCGACCAGACCATCAGGCCGTCCCTTCCGGAGAGCCGATTCTGGAGCGTATCAGCCGGTGGTAGTCCTGAAGAGGTGCCACCCCCAGCGGTCCGCCCATCGAAGCCTCGATGCCCTGGATGGCCGCCTGGACCCCCGAGATGGTCGTGATGCAGGGCACGTTGTGGACGACCGCGGCGGTGCGAATCTGGTACCCGTCGGACCGGGGGCCGCGCCCGATCGGGGTGTTGATCACCAGGTCGACCTTGCCGCCTGCGACCAGGTCGAGCACGTCGGGCTTGCCCTCCCCTATCTTGGCCACCGGCGTGGCCGGCACACCGTTGCGGCGCAGGACGTCCGCCGTGCCTTCCGTGGAGTAGACGTCGAAGCCGAGCTCCGACAGCCTCTTGGCCGGGAAGATGATCGCCCTCTTGTCCTTGTTGCGCACCGAGATGAACACCGCGCCCGAGGTCGGCAGCCGCAGTCCGGCGCCGGCCTCAGCCTTTGCGAATGCGTGGCCGAACTGCGCGTCGATGCCCATTACCTCGCCGGTGGACCTCATCTCCGGGCCGAGCAGTGTGTCCACGCCCGGGAACCGCGAGAACGGCATGACCGCCTCTTTGACCGCCACGTACGGCAGGTCCTGGATCCACGGCGTCTCCGGCAAAAGGCCGTCGCGGCGCAGGTCCTCGAGGCTGCGGCCGAGCATCACCCACGTCGCGACCTTCGCCAGCGGGACGCCGAGCACCTTGGAGCAGAACGGGACCGTTCTCGACGCCCGCGGGTTCGCCTCGATAACGTGGACCACCCCGTCCCGGACGGCGTACTGCACGTTGATCAGCCCCCGGACCCCCAGGGCGTCGGAGATCGCCTTTGTGTGGTCCACCACCGTGCGGATCTGGTCGGGGCCAAGGGTGTGGGGCGGTATCACGCAGGCTGAGTCCCCGGAGTGGATCCCCGCCTCCTCGATGTGCTCGAGGATCCCGCCGACCAGAAGCTCGCTGCCGTCGTAGATCGCGTCCACGTCTATCTCGACGGCGTCCTCCAGGAACTTGTCGACGAGAACCGGGTGTCCCGGCTCGACCAGCGCCGCCGTCGCGATGTACCGCTCGAGCATCTCGTCGGAGTAGACGATCTCCATCGCCCGGCCCCCGAGAACGTAGCTGGGCCGGACGAGCACCGGGTAGCCGATGCGCCGGCTGATCCGGACCGCGTCCTCGGCCGACGTGGCCATTCCGTAGGGCGGGTGCGGGATGCGCAGGCGCTCCAGGAGCTGTCCGAACCGGCCGCGGTCCTCCGCGGCGTCGATGGCGTCGGGCTGGGTCCCGAGGATCTTCACGCCGGCCTCCTCGAGCCGCATCGCCAGCTTCAGCGGGGTCTGGCCCCCGAGCTGGACAATCACGCCGGCCGGCGACTCGACCCGCACGATCTGCATCACGTCGTGGAAGGTGAGCGGCTCGAAGTACAGCCGCGAGGACGTGTCGTAGTCGGTGGACACGGTCTCGGGGTTGCAGTTCACCATCACCGACTCGACGCCGATCTCCCGCAGCGCGAAAGCCGCGTGGACGCAGCAGTAGTCGAACTCGATGCCCTGGCCGATCCGGTTCGGACCGGACCCCAGGATCACCACGCTGCCGCCGGGGGCGTTCGACTCGTCCTGCTCGCCGTAGGTTGAGTAGTAGTACGGCGTGTACGCCTCGAACTCCGCGGCGCAGGAATCGACGCCCTTGTAGACCGCGTTCACCTCTCCGCTGGGGGGTGGTCCTCCCAGGTATGCGACCTGGTCGGGGGTGAAGCCGTTGCGCGCGGCCTCCAACTCGGAGCACTCGCCCCTACGGATCCGCTCACGCACCTCCACGATCTCTGCCAGCCGGTCGCAGAACCACGGGTCGATGCCCGTCGCCTGGTTCAGCTGCGCCGATGTGGCGCCCTCCCTCAGCGCGGCCTCCGCCTGGAACAGGCGCTCGGCCGTCGGCACCGAGGCCAGCTGCAGCAGCTCG
This portion of the Actinomycetota bacterium genome encodes:
- the carB gene encoding carbamoyl-phosphate synthase large subunit; translation: MPRRDDIETILILGSGPIVIGQAAEFDYSGTQACKVLREDGFRVVLVNSNPATIMTDPEFADRTYVEPVTPEVVEAVIERERPQALLPTLGGQTALNCAVTLSESGVLDRYGVELIGAKLEAIKKAEDRSLFKDAMQLIGLECARSGYAYTLADARNLAGAIGYPVVVRPSFILGGAGSGVAHTPDELEAVITEGLERSPVHEVLVEESLIGWKEFEFEVMRDLADNVVIVCSIENLDPMGVHTGDSITVAPAQTLTDREYQAMRNASIACIREVGVETGGSNIQFAVDPATGRMIVIEMNPRVSRSSALASKATGFPIAKVAAKLAAGYLLEEIPNDITRKTPASFEPSIDYVVVKIPRFTFEKFAGADPQLTTKMKSVGESMAIGRTFAEALQKGIRSLETGRAGLNADPEERKLPTDPSELLQLASVPTAERLFQAEAALREGATSAQLNQATGIDPWFCDRLAEIVEVRERIRRGECSELEAARNGFTPDQVAYLGGPPPSGEVNAVYKGVDSCAAEFEAYTPYYYSTYGEQDESNAPGGSVVILGSGPNRIGQGIEFDYCCVHAAFALREIGVESVMVNCNPETVSTDYDTSSRLYFEPLTFHDVMQIVRVESPAGVIVQLGGQTPLKLAMRLEEAGVKILGTQPDAIDAAEDRGRFGQLLERLRIPHPPYGMATSAEDAVRISRRIGYPVLVRPSYVLGGRAMEIVYSDEMLERYIATAALVEPGHPVLVDKFLEDAVEIDVDAIYDGSELLVGGILEHIEEAGIHSGDSACVIPPHTLGPDQIRTVVDHTKAISDALGVRGLINVQYAVRDGVVHVIEANPRASRTVPFCSKVLGVPLAKVATWVMLGRSLEDLRRDGLLPETPWIQDLPYVAVKEAVMPFSRFPGVDTLLGPEMRSTGEVMGIDAQFGHAFAKAEAGAGLRLPTSGAVFISVRNKDKRAIIFPAKRLSELGFDVYSTEGTADVLRRNGVPATPVAKIGEGKPDVLDLVAGGKVDLVINTPIGRGPRSDGYQIRTAAVVHNVPCITTISGVQAAIQGIEASMGGPLGVAPLQDYHRLIRSRIGSPEGTA